In Lacibacter sp. H375, one DNA window encodes the following:
- a CDS encoding NADH-quinone oxidoreductase subunit B yields MSRPVQFNINPKSIDHKGHISMVDMPEGHMGEGFFATKLSEVVGLARKNSIWPLPFATSCCGIEFMATAAAHYDLGRFGSERMAFTPRQCDLMMVMGTISKKMGPVVKQVYLQMAEPRWVMAVGACASSGGIFDTYSVLQGIDQVVPVDVYVPGCPPRPEAILDGLMRIQDLVGQESLRRRNSEHYQKLLDSYGIQ; encoded by the coding sequence ATGTCACGTCCGGTACAATTTAATATCAATCCTAAATCAATCGATCATAAAGGTCATATCAGCATGGTTGATATGCCTGAAGGTCATATGGGTGAAGGATTCTTTGCTACCAAACTCAGCGAAGTAGTTGGGCTGGCCCGTAAGAATTCTATCTGGCCTTTGCCTTTTGCAACTTCCTGCTGCGGTATCGAGTTCATGGCAACAGCAGCGGCTCACTACGATCTTGGTCGATTTGGTTCTGAGCGTATGGCTTTTACTCCACGCCAGTGCGATCTGATGATGGTAATGGGAACGATCTCTAAAAAAATGGGTCCTGTTGTAAAACAAGTTTACCTGCAAATGGCCGAACCCCGTTGGGTAATGGCTGTTGGTGCATGTGCCAGCAGTGGTGGTATTTTCGATACATACAGTGTATTGCAGGGAATTGACCAGGTGGTGCCGGTAGATGTGTATGTGCCCGGTTGTCCTCCCAGACCTGAAGCGATTCTTGACGGGTTGATGCGCATACAGGATCTGGTGGGCCAGGAAAGTCTTCGCCGCCGAAACAGCGAGCATTATCAAAAATTATTGGACAGTTACGGAATACAATAA
- a CDS encoding tetratricopeptide repeat protein codes for MKRSLSLAFVAVFFVQQLLAQSIDDGKKFMYYERFKSAKDVFEKLVAANPKNEEAAYWLGQAYIGLEDVAKAKQTYQAALQASSTSPILLAGMGHVELLENKATDARNHFDMAINTSKSKDNEVLHAVGRANAYTKAGDANYGIVHLQKITTTKKFNDPSVFVTIGDAYRKLVDGGNAVLAFKNALTLNPKYAAAKHKEGLIYESQKNREFFLPAFEEAVNMDPAYGPAYYSLYFYWYFRDVAKAEDYLNKYITSIDSDPQNDYYRIDLKYASGQFKEAITQSDALINKVGADVIRPRIYRLKAYSYKSLAEKAAKEKDSVTAVTEYANAKKNIDIFLAKSKPEEIVPKDYQLFGDILSGTPGSQSQAYAYYEKAMNADTSQENKASYLDQAIVLANKLNDKVAKAYWQEKQYNAKKTPSNVDMYNLGRTFFDAGAASGDFNFYRKADSVFAIYTTQYPDQAYGYYWRARSNWSIDTSMVNSMANPHFEKFVQVASASKDSASFRPQIKLAYKYFIGYNIFVKKDYKVAIEFCDRILAIDPNDAEAKEYKRQLTGGKAQATGSTSKATSGVNSNSVTGRNERKSVIYS; via the coding sequence ATGAAACGATCACTCAGTTTAGCATTTGTGGCAGTTTTTTTCGTGCAGCAGTTGTTGGCACAATCCATTGATGATGGAAAGAAGTTCATGTACTATGAGCGGTTCAAAAGCGCAAAGGATGTTTTTGAGAAACTCGTAGCTGCAAACCCCAAGAATGAGGAAGCAGCCTATTGGTTGGGTCAGGCATACATTGGTTTGGAAGATGTAGCCAAAGCAAAACAAACCTACCAGGCAGCTTTGCAGGCCAGTTCTACTTCTCCTATCCTCCTCGCAGGTATGGGACATGTTGAGTTGCTTGAAAATAAAGCAACCGATGCCCGTAATCATTTTGATATGGCTATCAACACCAGCAAATCAAAAGATAATGAAGTATTGCATGCAGTAGGCCGTGCAAATGCCTACACAAAAGCTGGTGATGCCAATTATGGTATCGTCCATTTGCAAAAGATCACCACTACAAAGAAATTCAACGACCCTTCAGTTTTTGTAACCATTGGTGATGCTTACAGGAAGTTGGTGGATGGCGGTAATGCAGTGCTTGCATTCAAAAACGCCCTCACCCTTAACCCTAAATATGCAGCAGCTAAACACAAAGAAGGCTTGATCTATGAAAGCCAGAAGAATAGAGAATTCTTTCTGCCTGCATTTGAAGAAGCGGTAAATATGGACCCTGCTTACGGGCCTGCTTATTATTCATTATATTTTTACTGGTACTTCAGGGACGTTGCCAAGGCTGAAGATTATTTGAACAAATACATTACATCGATTGATAGTGATCCACAAAACGATTACTATCGCATTGATCTGAAATACGCTTCAGGCCAATTTAAAGAGGCTATTACGCAAAGTGATGCTCTCATTAACAAGGTGGGTGCCGATGTGATCCGACCACGTATCTACCGTTTAAAGGCTTATAGCTATAAGTCTTTGGCGGAAAAAGCAGCAAAAGAAAAAGACTCTGTTACAGCAGTTACGGAATACGCTAATGCAAAAAAGAACATTGATATATTTCTCGCAAAATCAAAACCGGAAGAGATTGTTCCAAAAGATTACCAGTTATTCGGTGATATCTTATCTGGAACACCTGGTAGTCAATCGCAGGCATATGCTTATTATGAAAAAGCAATGAATGCTGATACTTCCCAGGAAAACAAGGCTTCCTATTTAGATCAGGCAATTGTTCTTGCAAATAAACTGAATGACAAGGTTGCAAAGGCTTATTGGCAAGAGAAGCAATACAATGCTAAGAAAACGCCTAGTAATGTGGATATGTATAATTTAGGTCGCACATTTTTCGATGCAGGTGCTGCTTCAGGCGACTTTAATTTTTACCGCAAAGCAGACAGTGTATTTGCTATTTACACAACCCAATATCCTGATCAGGCTTACGGTTACTACTGGCGTGCCCGCTCAAACTGGAGTATTGACACCAGCATGGTAAACAGCATGGCAAACCCACATTTTGAAAAATTTGTGCAGGTTGCGTCTGCCAGCAAGGATTCAGCTTCATTCCGTCCGCAGATCAAATTGGCCTACAAATATTTCATTGGCTACAACATTTTTGTAAAGAAGGATTATAAAGTAGCAATTGAGTTTTGCGATAGAATATTGGCCATCGATCCAAATGATGCTGAGGCAAAAGAATACAAGCGTCAGCTCACCGGTGGTAAAGCACAGGCAACCGGTAGCACCAGCAAAGCAACGAGTGGAGTAAACAGTAATTCTGTTACGGGGCGTAATGAACGAAAGTCTGTCATCTACAGTTAA
- a CDS encoding energy transducer TonB gives MNTEQILKADLLDIIFDNRNKAYGAYSIRRAYPSHLKKAMGIMLLLVTAVSLYVMSKPKKTGTYIPLDKDTVVVILEEVIDTKKQKVPEQQQRTVAEQPPTKPDFVPKIVDDHLVKNEVPDRTDTAKYNPGPIEDPGTPGGEGFVQADKGSVTSFPADPPKEATPLDPPILESPDEKPEFPGGMEAWSRYLQRMLRVPDELESGDRKTVRVKFVVNANGEVTDAVITMSGGKEFDKEVMRVIGRMPKWKPGKQRGKPVASYFTQPVTFTVPEE, from the coding sequence ATGAATACCGAACAAATTCTTAAGGCCGACCTGCTTGATATCATATTTGATAATCGCAACAAAGCATATGGTGCGTATTCCATACGAAGAGCATATCCTTCACACCTCAAAAAAGCAATGGGAATAATGTTGTTATTAGTAACAGCTGTTTCATTGTACGTAATGAGTAAACCAAAAAAGACAGGTACATATATTCCACTCGATAAGGATACTGTGGTTGTAATTCTTGAAGAAGTTATTGATACTAAGAAGCAGAAAGTGCCCGAACAGCAACAAAGAACTGTTGCTGAACAGCCTCCCACAAAGCCGGACTTTGTTCCGAAAATAGTGGATGATCATTTGGTAAAAAACGAAGTGCCTGACAGAACCGATACTGCCAAATACAACCCCGGGCCAATTGAAGATCCAGGTACACCGGGTGGAGAAGGATTTGTTCAAGCCGATAAAGGTTCAGTAACAAGCTTTCCTGCTGATCCTCCTAAAGAAGCCACACCTTTAGATCCTCCAATTCTGGAATCACCCGATGAAAAGCCAGAATTCCCCGGAGGCATGGAAGCATGGTCACGTTACCTGCAACGCATGTTGCGTGTGCCAGATGAATTAGAATCGGGTGATCGTAAAACGGTCAGAGTAAAATTTGTTGTGAACGCCAATGGAGAAGTAACAGATGCCGTGATTACCATGAGCGGAGGCAAAGAGTTCGATAAGGAAGTAATGCGTGTAATTGGCCGCATGCCAAAGTGGAAACCGGGGAAACAGAGAGGAAAACCGGTGGCATCTTATTTTACACAACCGGTAACCTTTACCGTTCCCGAAGAGTAA
- a CDS encoding NADH-quinone oxidoreductase subunit A, with translation MKWFFFLQSSPAAPVVQSVNDSGNYFPIGIQILFAFGFVAVMMVLTHLLGPKRPTAQKLENFESGIEIHGNARQPMAVKYFLVAILFVLFDVEVIFFYPYAVNFRELGWGGFMAVLMFVGFFLCGFYYIIKKGALNWED, from the coding sequence ATGAAATGGTTTTTCTTTTTACAGTCCAGTCCCGCAGCACCCGTTGTTCAATCGGTGAATGATTCAGGTAATTATTTCCCCATCGGTATCCAGATATTGTTTGCATTTGGTTTTGTGGCAGTTATGATGGTGCTTACGCATTTGCTAGGACCTAAGCGTCCAACTGCTCAAAAGCTGGAAAACTTTGAGAGTGGTATTGAAATTCATGGCAATGCCCGTCAGCCAATGGCGGTGAAATACTTCCTCGTAGCAATTTTGTTTGTGTTGTTTGATGTTGAGGTGATCTTTTTCTATCCGTATGCCGTTAATTTTCGTGAGCTGGGGTGGGGCGGATTCATGGCTGTGTTGATGTTTGTAGGGTTTTTCCTGTGTGGATTCTATTATATAATTAAGAAAGGTGCGCTTAATTGGGAAGATTAA
- a CDS encoding low molecular weight protein-tyrosine-phosphatase, with amino-acid sequence MRILMVCLGNICRSPLAEGVLQHKAWNAGLQWSVESAGTGAWHTGEPPHHLSIKVAKHNGVDISKQRARQFVKEDFLNYDFIYVMDSSNYIDVKQMSGKFWKEEKVDLLLNELYPGENRAVPDPWYGKEDGYHTVYEMIDKACDKIIEKYIVRSTKMSDV; translated from the coding sequence ATGCGCATCTTAATGGTTTGTTTGGGAAATATTTGCAGAAGTCCTTTGGCTGAAGGTGTGCTGCAGCACAAGGCATGGAATGCCGGTTTGCAATGGAGTGTTGAGAGTGCAGGTACAGGTGCGTGGCATACAGGCGAACCTCCGCATCATTTAAGCATTAAAGTGGCGAAGCATAACGGCGTTGACATCAGCAAACAACGGGCAAGACAATTTGTGAAAGAAGATTTTCTCAATTATGATTTCATATATGTAATGGACAGCAGCAATTACATTGATGTAAAACAAATGAGTGGTAAGTTTTGGAAAGAAGAAAAAGTTGATCTGCTGTTGAATGAATTATATCCAGGTGAGAACAGGGCTGTTCCTGATCCATGGTATGGAAAAGAAGATGGATACCATACTGTGTATGAAATGATCGATAAAGCATGTGATAAGATAATCGAGAAGTATATTGTGAGAAGTACGAAAATGTCTGATGTATGA
- the hisS gene encoding histidine--tRNA ligase, giving the protein MAKVNVSLPQGTRDFGADVVRKRNYIFNTIKSVFELYGFEPLETPAMENLDTLMGKYGEEGDKLIFKILNNGLDNPAKQQTIKDEFEKVLAGKNTSAITERALKYDLTIPFARYVAMNHNQLTMPFKRYQVQPVWRADRPQKGRYREFYQCDADVVGSKSLLNEVELTNIYATVFQKLGVDVDIKINSRKILAALAELCGGSDKMVDITVAIDKLDKIGLEKVKEELAQRGLSTEQISIIEKYLLITGNNEEKLQQIKSLLGETETGKQGIEELETVSLQSQIPNLQFDFTLARGLNYYTGIIFEVKAKNVQMGSIGGGGRYDDLTGLFGVPNIPGVGISFGVDRIYDVMEELKLFPASVHTGTKVLFFNLGEAESKKAFELMQQLRSKGVACELYHENSKFDKQFKYAEKKQIPFIAILGTKELENGTCNVKELATGVQESLSFDALFQKFSV; this is encoded by the coding sequence ATGGCGAAGGTTAATGTATCATTACCGCAAGGCACAAGAGATTTTGGAGCAGATGTTGTTCGCAAACGCAATTATATTTTCAATACCATTAAATCGGTTTTTGAATTATATGGGTTTGAACCATTGGAAACACCAGCCATGGAAAATCTTGATACGTTGATGGGCAAGTATGGTGAGGAAGGCGATAAATTGATCTTCAAAATTCTGAACAACGGTTTAGATAATCCTGCCAAACAACAAACGATCAAAGATGAATTTGAAAAAGTACTCGCAGGAAAAAATACAAGTGCAATTACTGAACGTGCATTAAAGTATGATCTCACCATTCCGTTTGCACGTTATGTAGCCATGAATCATAATCAACTTACCATGCCGTTCAAACGCTACCAGGTGCAGCCTGTGTGGAGAGCTGATCGTCCGCAGAAAGGACGTTACCGTGAGTTTTATCAATGCGATGCAGATGTGGTGGGCAGCAAATCATTATTGAACGAAGTTGAGCTGACAAATATCTATGCTACTGTTTTTCAAAAACTCGGTGTGGATGTTGACATTAAAATCAACAGTAGAAAAATACTTGCTGCATTAGCTGAGTTGTGTGGTGGTAGCGATAAAATGGTTGATATTACGGTTGCTATTGATAAGCTTGATAAGATAGGGTTAGAAAAAGTAAAAGAGGAATTAGCTCAACGTGGATTATCTACTGAGCAAATTTCCATCATCGAAAAATATTTACTCATTACCGGTAATAATGAAGAAAAACTGCAACAGATAAAATCATTACTCGGCGAAACCGAAACAGGTAAGCAAGGAATAGAGGAACTTGAAACAGTCAGTCTGCAATCGCAAATCCCAAATCTGCAATTCGACTTTACCCTGGCTCGTGGTTTAAACTATTATACCGGTATCATATTCGAAGTAAAAGCGAAGAATGTGCAGATGGGCAGTATTGGCGGTGGCGGTCGTTACGACGATCTTACCGGTTTGTTTGGTGTGCCAAATATTCCCGGTGTTGGTATTTCGTTTGGGGTTGATCGTATTTATGATGTGATGGAAGAATTAAAACTATTCCCTGCAAGTGTTCATACAGGTACAAAAGTTTTGTTTTTCAATCTTGGTGAAGCAGAAAGCAAAAAAGCATTTGAGCTGATGCAGCAATTACGCAGCAAAGGGGTTGCCTGCGAATTGTATCATGAAAACAGCAAATTCGACAAACAATTTAAATACGCTGAAAAAAAACAAATTCCTTTTATCGCCATTCTTGGCACAAAAGAATTAGAGAACGGCACCTGTAATGTAAAAGAATTGGCAACAGGTGTACAGGAATCGCTCAGCTTCGATGCTTTGTTCCAAAAATTTTCGGTTTAA
- a CDS encoding TolB family protein, translating into MKKILSALFLITCSCIAAQDNDCLNRQLAKAGKWTKLSETVKSNASDLAVQRRFYNAVHNPLQAAYQPKGLDAAYSGSFQPVMYSQPVAHYWYTLFAERYLCEGDALVLNKFDISSIFTTAFNYVSFLEIYDTTAADNSLGFRPLREGFPVEIRPGIWQFNDVKTSLGAGNEGLTKLWLITYDGQLPWSFVTRREFLLKRKRFVQKEMAAEAPRLKDQLAGWEQQKKYKEQEYKSDPARLATYISGTHNPAIERVQASYKKLIQGYENALARLDEQLSAPSDELNKWAIVIKSTKNNFDYDFTDKMEPFAELLTKPNPTYFKKWSSAAVPQMITVSIRYDPKNPVMVEFAKEMEKNVSLDYLKSFIGKTAPPSSTVSSSAQNQVGVTTNKVSTPASPNQTTSSSKTNKETTSKPLTPQGPLASNGMFLTGTLSAPAGVPVTLAYNNGNDLTITPPKGNGNLYTTSPIRFSKSLKEEEAYNVMLKKIASNMKGVVYYGKGKAPGDVNKIKVGVDFTYELLTRSSDDKMMSSFYESFAPAIGGFQGEEGRYVVFVSGTKDFAGSNGKFRQVFWRDRNTGVTKMISVSASGEQGNADCAEPSVSADGQIVVFESKATNLVSGDNNNVKDIFLWRKSTNSIELISKATNGAAADAESFDASISGNGNFVVFTSPATNLASVPKGRSLANIFLRDIQKGKTEMISVDPVAKTGGNGYKGSISFDGARISFCSPSGTLVTNDNNNLWDIFLWQRGQSGLKRISMTHDGKEKNGGTESASRQVASSISGNGRFVAFATTASNMVPNDNNKFQDVFVVDVETGKVNVASFTDDGQASNNDSPIEQGERVAISYDGTWVAFPTKATNLGAAASNIILHNTVSGKKTAVSNVTGSYVGRPSISYSGSYVIFGKSVNLDNRFSDSGIFAHFTGNGPCRDCKE; encoded by the coding sequence ATGAAGAAAATCTTATCAGCTCTGTTCTTAATAACCTGCTCGTGTATTGCTGCACAAGACAATGATTGTTTGAATCGTCAGTTGGCAAAGGCTGGCAAATGGACAAAACTATCTGAAACCGTTAAGTCCAATGCTTCAGACCTCGCCGTTCAACGCAGGTTTTACAATGCTGTGCACAATCCTTTGCAGGCGGCTTATCAGCCCAAAGGTTTGGATGCTGCGTATTCAGGCTCTTTTCAACCGGTGATGTACAGCCAACCAGTAGCCCATTATTGGTACACTCTGTTTGCAGAGCGCTATTTATGCGAAGGAGATGCACTGGTATTAAATAAATTCGACATCAGCAGCATCTTCACTACGGCATTCAATTACGTAAGCTTTCTTGAAATTTATGATACCACCGCTGCAGACAATAGTCTTGGCTTTCGTCCGCTGCGTGAAGGCTTTCCTGTTGAAATTCGTCCGGGTATCTGGCAGTTTAATGATGTGAAAACTTCATTGGGTGCCGGTAATGAGGGACTCACCAAACTTTGGTTAATTACTTATGATGGACAACTGCCCTGGAGCTTTGTAACACGCCGTGAATTTTTGTTGAAGCGGAAACGTTTTGTGCAAAAAGAGATGGCAGCAGAAGCACCACGTTTGAAAGATCAATTGGCAGGTTGGGAGCAGCAAAAAAAATACAAAGAGCAGGAATACAAGTCGGACCCTGCAAGGTTGGCCACTTACATTTCCGGTACCCATAACCCGGCCATTGAACGGGTGCAGGCATCTTATAAAAAATTAATACAAGGCTATGAAAACGCTTTGGCAAGATTGGACGAACAACTCTCAGCACCATCAGATGAATTAAACAAATGGGCCATCGTGATCAAAAGCACTAAGAATAATTTCGACTACGATTTTACCGACAAGATGGAACCATTTGCAGAATTGCTCACAAAACCCAATCCTACTTATTTCAAAAAATGGAGTTCAGCAGCTGTGCCGCAAATGATAACAGTAAGCATCAGGTACGATCCAAAAAATCCTGTGATGGTTGAGTTTGCAAAAGAAATGGAGAAAAACGTAAGCCTTGATTATCTTAAATCTTTCATCGGCAAAACAGCACCACCTTCATCTACGGTATCATCATCTGCACAAAATCAAGTTGGCGTTACTACCAATAAAGTGAGTACACCTGCATCTCCCAATCAAACTACATCTTCATCAAAAACCAATAAGGAAACAACATCGAAACCATTAACTCCGCAAGGTCCTTTAGCCAGTAATGGAATGTTTCTTACAGGTACATTAAGTGCACCGGCAGGGGTACCTGTTACTCTTGCTTACAATAATGGTAATGATCTCACCATCACGCCACCAAAAGGCAACGGAAATTTGTATACTACATCGCCCATACGATTTTCAAAATCTTTGAAAGAAGAGGAAGCGTATAATGTGATGCTGAAAAAAATTGCTTCCAACATGAAAGGCGTTGTGTATTATGGAAAAGGGAAAGCGCCGGGTGATGTAAATAAAATAAAAGTGGGTGTTGACTTCACCTATGAATTGCTCACACGCAGTTCAGATGATAAAATGATGAGTAGCTTTTATGAATCATTTGCACCTGCTATTGGCGGATTTCAAGGTGAAGAAGGCAGGTATGTTGTATTTGTATCAGGCACAAAAGATTTTGCAGGATCAAACGGCAAGTTCCGGCAAGTGTTTTGGCGTGACAGAAATACAGGTGTTACAAAAATGATTTCTGTTAGTGCAAGCGGTGAGCAAGGCAATGCTGATTGTGCAGAGCCTTCTGTTTCTGCCGATGGACAAATCGTTGTGTTTGAATCAAAGGCTACGAATCTTGTATCGGGCGATAATAACAATGTAAAAGATATTTTTCTTTGGAGAAAGAGTACAAACAGCATCGAGCTCATCAGCAAAGCAACAAACGGTGCTGCGGCTGATGCAGAAAGTTTTGATGCATCCATATCGGGCAATGGTAATTTTGTTGTGTTTACTTCACCCGCAACCAATTTAGCATCAGTACCCAAAGGCCGGTCGCTGGCCAATATCTTTTTGCGTGATATTCAAAAAGGAAAAACAGAAATGATCAGTGTTGATCCTGTTGCGAAAACAGGTGGCAATGGCTATAAAGGAAGTATTTCATTCGACGGGGCTCGCATTAGTTTTTGTTCTCCCTCCGGTACTTTGGTGACGAATGACAATAATAATTTGTGGGATATTTTCCTGTGGCAACGTGGACAGTCAGGATTAAAACGAATCAGTATGACTCATGATGGCAAAGAAAAAAATGGCGGCACTGAATCAGCTTCACGCCAGGTAGCTTCTTCCATCTCCGGCAATGGACGCTTTGTAGCGTTTGCCACCACTGCCAGCAATATGGTGCCCAACGACAATAATAAATTCCAGGATGTATTTGTGGTTGATGTAGAAACAGGGAAAGTAAATGTTGCCAGTTTTACCGATGATGGACAAGCTTCCAACAACGATAGCCCCATTGAACAAGGCGAGCGGGTTGCAATCAGTTACGATGGTACCTGGGTTGCTTTTCCAACAAAAGCAACCAATCTTGGTGCAGCAGCTTCCAACATAATTTTGCACAATACGGTTAGTGGTAAAAAAACGGCAGTGAGCAATGTTACGGGTAGTTATGTCGGGCGACCTTCCATTTCTTACAGCGGCAGTTATGTCATATTCGGTAAATCCGTCAATCTTGACAATCGCTTTTCCGATTCAGGCATTTTCGCACATTTTACAGGTAATGGTCCATGTCGGGACTGTAAAGAATGA
- a CDS encoding PstS family phosphate ABC transporter substrate-binding protein → MKKWSMVLYGCLSLCIFSCKEKKAQPEDTGSSGTIHISVDESFKPIIEEQIEVFQSAFPKAKIIAHYKPEADCWNDLMNDSTRMVIVTKKITTEESSYYADSLGLYPQGDLLASDAVALVVNRNDPDSVFTKEEVAGMLLGTGKLPYKLVFDGVKATSTVRYAIDSILKGKLFNTSVITAAKSSSEVVEYIAETPGYIGFVGVSWIGNPEESKQLELLKKVRIAWLPCDSCDEANTYTKPWQEDILTKRYPYTREIYYVLKENHVGLGKAFVNFMNSDRGQLIFRRGYLVPARRIFIMRETQLKLVKPVKQ, encoded by the coding sequence ATGAAGAAGTGGAGTATGGTACTGTATGGCTGTTTAAGCCTGTGTATTTTTTCCTGTAAAGAGAAGAAGGCGCAGCCTGAAGATACCGGTTCAAGCGGCACCATCCATATTAGTGTAGACGAGTCGTTCAAGCCTATTATTGAAGAACAGATAGAGGTCTTTCAATCGGCCTTCCCCAAGGCTAAGATTATCGCTCATTATAAACCGGAGGCTGATTGCTGGAACGATCTGATGAACGACAGCACCCGAATGGTGATCGTTACCAAAAAGATCACAACCGAAGAGTCTAGTTACTATGCTGATTCTCTCGGTTTATATCCCCAGGGTGATCTGCTTGCCAGTGATGCCGTGGCATTGGTGGTGAACAGAAATGATCCTGATTCTGTTTTTACTAAAGAAGAAGTGGCAGGGATGTTGTTGGGTACAGGGAAGCTGCCGTATAAACTTGTTTTTGATGGGGTAAAAGCAACCAGTACGGTACGTTATGCCATCGATAGTATATTGAAGGGAAAACTGTTTAATACGTCAGTCATTACCGCTGCAAAAAGCAGCAGCGAGGTGGTAGAATATATTGCAGAAACCCCGGGTTATATAGGCTTTGTTGGTGTAAGCTGGATCGGTAACCCCGAAGAAAGTAAACAGCTTGAGCTGCTCAAGAAAGTACGGATTGCCTGGCTTCCATGCGATAGTTGTGATGAAGCAAACACTTATACAAAACCATGGCAGGAAGACATTTTAACAAAACGTTATCCTTACACAAGGGAGATCTATTACGTCTTGAAAGAAAATCACGTGGGCTTGGGAAAAGCATTTGTAAATTTTATGAACAGCGACAGAGGGCAACTGATCTTTAGAAGAGGTTATCTTGTTCCGGCAAGAAGGATTTTTATCATGAGAGAAACTCAACTGAAATTAGTGAAGCCTGTAAAGCAATAA
- a CDS encoding NADH-quinone oxidoreductase subunit C produces the protein MALTNEQIQNKLIEKFGEQVYAFSEPYGMLTFEAPKDLNLKVLQFLFDDETLRFQFLTDLQAVHYPTDKGRELAVVYHLHNLVDNVRIRFKVFTDINTPDVFTATQLYATANWMERETYDFFGVNFVGHPNLKRILNVDEMDYFPMRKEFPLEDQTRIDKDDEMFGRGGSIK, from the coding sequence ATGGCTTTGACCAACGAACAGATTCAAAACAAGCTGATAGAGAAATTTGGAGAGCAGGTATATGCTTTCTCCGAGCCCTATGGTATGCTCACATTTGAAGCACCCAAGGATCTTAATTTGAAAGTACTCCAGTTTTTATTTGATGATGAAACATTGCGTTTCCAGTTTTTAACTGATCTGCAGGCCGTCCATTATCCAACAGACAAAGGTCGTGAGTTAGCGGTGGTCTATCACTTACACAACCTGGTTGATAATGTGCGTATCCGTTTTAAAGTATTTACTGATATCAATACTCCTGATGTGTTTACCGCAACACAGTTATATGCAACAGCAAACTGGATGGAGCGGGAGACATACGATTTCTTCGGTGTGAATTTCGTTGGGCACCCAAATCTTAAACGCATTTTAAATGTGGATGAGATGGATTATTTCCCGATGCGTAAAGAATTTCCATTGGAAGATCAGACACGTATTGATAAAGATGATGAGATGTTTGGAAGAGGAGGGAGTATTAAATAA